One Sulfolobus sp. S-194 DNA segment encodes these proteins:
- a CDS encoding BtpA/SgcQ family protein codes for MKPLIIGMIHLPPLPGSPNSKMSLEELLEYVRSEARVLEEAGVEAAIVENLGDYPFYKDEVPPVTVSVMTLLVREVVKSSSLKVGVNILRNACSQALSVAYVTGAEFIRCNILNGVYATDQGIIEGKGYEILRLRRYLNANVRIYADVHVKHAVPIYSVPIEVAAQDLAERGGADAVIVSGIRSPIPPDIEKVKIVKEAVKDKPVLIGSGISLSNFRDYCKIADGLIVGEADFKVNREIGGRSLKESYEKLVKECREMVR; via the coding sequence ATGAAGCCACTGATAATAGGAATGATCCATTTACCGCCATTACCTGGTTCTCCCAATTCAAAAATGAGTTTAGAGGAACTTTTAGAATATGTGAGGTCCGAGGCCAGAGTACTAGAAGAGGCAGGGGTAGAAGCTGCGATAGTGGAGAATTTAGGAGATTATCCGTTTTATAAGGATGAAGTTCCTCCTGTTACTGTTTCAGTAATGACTCTATTGGTTAGAGAAGTTGTAAAATCCTCCTCTCTTAAAGTTGGAGTTAACATACTAAGGAACGCGTGTTCACAAGCACTTTCGGTTGCATATGTAACTGGAGCAGAATTCATTAGATGCAATATATTAAACGGTGTATATGCAACTGATCAAGGAATAATAGAAGGAAAGGGATATGAGATCCTAAGACTTAGAAGATACTTAAACGCTAACGTAAGGATATATGCAGATGTTCATGTCAAACATGCCGTCCCGATATATAGTGTACCCATAGAGGTAGCTGCACAAGACCTAGCGGAAAGGGGTGGTGCAGATGCTGTTATTGTGTCTGGAATAAGGAGTCCCATACCACCAGATATAGAGAAAGTAAAAATAGTTAAAGAAGCGGTAAAGGATAAACCGGTCCTAATAGGTAGCGGTATATCACTATCTAACTTTAGGGATTACTGTAAGATAGCCGATGGTCTCATAGTAGGAGAGGCAGATTTTAAAGTAAACAGAGAAATTGGAGGTAGGAGTTTAAAGGAAAGTTATGAAAAATTAGTTAAGGAATGTAGAGAAATGGTGAGATAA
- a CDS encoding cytosine permease: MAKEKSKGEVKNEYGFEIIGVDPIPNYAREASALKIFNFWAMASASATTPLAGLLLYGIGLRNFIVVVLLSLLIGLIPAALFSEMGRQFPVPALVVSRKTYGFWTSNALSFLYTVVNMGWFGLNDATGGLILASLTHSNPIIWYIVMGIVQIVLVLYGFDWLEWFYRYTAPLLIICYGILTYLLVTTYHVNWGMLMNGDQPVNWGAALTLILSFSILSWTYKISTSTRFAKPYEETKGFMRIIYAIAPAVGIMIPVLLMGIVGYASQAYANNWNIAAINFPVHSTLLLVVAFIASLGASLAIIHTNAMNLYPATADLLTALQPFLKKQRKWAQPISTTILGIFSVGLAIAGILQHVENFLLLVADLIFPYTFIVILDWYVRLWNKVPAEDFYKVPKSFKENFNLKAIIATVIGILLSVISVNFVLFDYFAQPVFASIVAVIVYYLLLKVK; the protein is encoded by the coding sequence ATGGCTAAGGAAAAGAGTAAAGGAGAAGTAAAAAACGAATATGGTTTTGAAATAATTGGGGTTGATCCTATACCAAATTATGCAAGAGAGGCATCAGCATTAAAAATTTTTAATTTTTGGGCTATGGCTAGCGCATCAGCCACTACTCCGTTAGCAGGACTCTTATTATATGGGATAGGTCTACGTAATTTTATTGTCGTTGTTTTACTCTCATTGCTCATTGGATTAATACCGGCAGCATTATTTTCAGAAATGGGTAGGCAGTTTCCAGTGCCCGCATTAGTTGTGTCAAGAAAAACGTACGGCTTCTGGACTTCTAACGCTTTATCATTTTTATACACCGTAGTAAACATGGGATGGTTTGGGCTAAACGACGCTACTGGTGGACTGATTTTAGCATCCTTAACGCATAGCAATCCCATAATATGGTATATAGTTATGGGAATAGTACAGATCGTGTTGGTGCTATACGGCTTTGATTGGTTAGAGTGGTTCTATAGATACACAGCCCCCCTACTTATAATTTGTTACGGCATACTAACTTACCTTTTAGTCACTACATATCACGTAAATTGGGGAATGTTAATGAATGGAGATCAGCCTGTAAATTGGGGTGCCGCATTAACCCTAATTTTATCGTTTTCAATTCTCTCATGGACTTATAAAATTTCAACCTCTACTCGCTTTGCTAAACCTTATGAGGAAACAAAAGGATTTATGAGGATAATTTACGCTATAGCACCAGCTGTTGGGATTATGATTCCCGTTCTACTAATGGGAATAGTAGGTTATGCATCTCAAGCTTATGCTAACAACTGGAATATTGCTGCGATCAATTTTCCCGTACATTCCACCTTATTGCTAGTTGTAGCTTTCATAGCTTCTTTAGGGGCTTCATTGGCTATAATTCATACTAATGCAATGAATCTGTATCCAGCTACAGCTGATTTGCTTACTGCATTACAGCCATTCCTTAAAAAACAGAGAAAATGGGCACAGCCTATTTCTACCACAATTTTGGGAATATTTTCAGTAGGATTAGCAATAGCTGGGATTCTACAACATGTAGAGAACTTCCTACTATTAGTAGCTGACTTAATATTTCCCTACACATTTATCGTAATATTAGATTGGTACGTAAGACTATGGAATAAAGTTCCAGCAGAAGATTTCTATAAAGTGCCTAAGTCTTTCAAGGAAAACTTCAATTTGAAAGCTATTATAGCTACCGTTATAGGAATATTGTTATCAGTAATTAGTGTAAACTTTGTATTATTTGATTACTTCGCTCAACCTGTTTTTGCATCAATAGTAGCCGTTATAGTCTACTATCTGCTCTTAAAGGTGAAGTAA
- a CDS encoding MFS transporter: MSSSPNKEQIENGIKEIYNVVLSTKNITARYIAILALASLWLDAYDFAAMSFATDSLQNTFPTASSLLISFSIGVIDLGALFGAIIGGWLNDRIGRRNMFILNMILFIFMAILGGLSTNIYELTVFRGLLGFALGADTATGFTYIFEYLEKNQRLFWSNLWQLQWYIMYMVTIGFILLPFYFIEHSLTSPLLWRVIMIVGGVIAAIILSFRSRIPESVLWLAYQGKLATAKKIIKKTYGIDLPNVPDVDTYIRPVGRGIRSAFSIFKKSKWKELVYSFNGNFEQGFIFYTFGFYIPYILLALKLVGPLATIEALAILYTGGIIGGYLTAWLTPRIGTKSQYVIGAVGEGTSVGLIAVTYILHLPLQYFVLFSFLFFFFHVIGPASQGMTSINTFFGTAERGTAAGWGYSWVKLAAIIGLLIGLSGVKINPVGMTLGLAAYAIATGILGLFIGYDTRKYKLEDVEELTENPEKI, translated from the coding sequence ATGAGTTCGTCCCCTAATAAAGAGCAGATAGAAAACGGTATAAAGGAGATTTATAACGTAGTATTATCAACAAAAAATATCACTGCTAGATATATAGCTATATTAGCCTTAGCCTCATTATGGTTAGATGCATACGATTTTGCTGCAATGTCTTTTGCCACTGACTCATTACAAAATACGTTTCCTACAGCGTCGTCCTTATTAATCTCATTTTCTATAGGTGTCATTGATCTTGGGGCACTTTTCGGTGCAATTATTGGAGGATGGCTAAATGATAGAATTGGCAGAAGAAATATGTTCATACTTAATATGATACTGTTTATATTCATGGCCATTTTAGGTGGGCTTTCCACTAATATATATGAACTAACAGTATTTAGAGGTCTATTAGGTTTTGCGTTAGGAGCAGATACTGCTACTGGATTCACATATATTTTCGAATACTTAGAAAAGAACCAAAGACTTTTCTGGAGCAACTTATGGCAGCTTCAATGGTATATTATGTATATGGTCACTATTGGTTTTATTCTCTTGCCATTCTATTTTATAGAACACTCTCTTACAAGTCCGCTTTTATGGAGAGTTATAATGATAGTAGGAGGAGTTATAGCTGCTATAATTTTAAGTTTTAGAAGTAGAATACCAGAATCCGTATTATGGCTGGCCTATCAAGGGAAATTAGCCACTGCGAAGAAAATAATTAAAAAAACGTACGGAATAGATTTACCCAATGTCCCTGATGTAGACACTTATATAAGACCTGTAGGTAGAGGTATAAGGAGTGCATTTAGTATTTTCAAAAAGAGCAAATGGAAAGAGCTAGTATACAGTTTCAATGGTAATTTTGAACAAGGATTCATTTTCTACACTTTCGGATTTTACATCCCATATATATTATTAGCATTAAAACTGGTTGGTCCATTAGCTACTATAGAAGCTCTGGCTATCTTGTATACAGGAGGAATTATAGGAGGATATCTAACAGCTTGGTTAACGCCTAGAATAGGAACCAAATCACAATATGTAATAGGTGCGGTTGGAGAAGGTACTTCAGTAGGTTTAATAGCAGTAACATATATACTTCATTTGCCTCTCCAATATTTTGTACTATTCTCGTTCTTATTCTTCTTCTTCCATGTTATAGGTCCAGCAAGTCAAGGGATGACATCAATAAATACGTTTTTCGGTACAGCTGAGAGGGGCACAGCTGCCGGATGGGGTTATTCATGGGTTAAATTGGCTGCAATTATAGGATTACTTATAGGACTTTCAGGCGTAAAAATAAATCCTGTGGGAATGACTTTAGGATTAGCGGCATATGCAATAGCTACTGGAATATTGGGCTTATTCATAGGATATGATACAAGAAAATACAAACTTGAGGACGTAGAAGAATTAACTGAAAATCCCGAAAAAATTTAA
- a CDS encoding helix-turn-helix domain-containing protein — MNQYIYAKFSIKHHGCWSAFSTYSYFDTLINIDYSTFDVLKAHRLAIIRGSKDGGKAQVKSMLNNDKSIIDYEISEIFAKNRYSIYIISMLQAIESTVISKLKMQDIILLNTNIYDGKELYEIIGTKTSKTVITNKLSDNRIQILDLVYEYVDEEKIIKILSRNIVNMLLTEKEQLILRKAKELGYLDIPRRKNLEEVAKELGTSKMNLSLSLRKILKKFSSLA, encoded by the coding sequence ATGAATCAATACATTTACGCAAAGTTCAGCATAAAACATCATGGATGTTGGTCAGCTTTTTCTACATATAGTTATTTTGACACGCTTATAAATATTGACTATTCTACTTTTGACGTACTTAAAGCGCATAGATTGGCAATTATTCGTGGAAGTAAAGACGGTGGTAAAGCTCAAGTTAAGTCTATGTTAAATAATGATAAAAGTATCATAGATTACGAAATTTCTGAAATTTTTGCAAAAAATAGATACTCCATATACATTATATCAATGTTACAAGCTATTGAAAGTACAGTAATAAGCAAGTTAAAGATGCAAGATATTATACTTCTTAATACCAATATTTACGACGGTAAAGAGCTATACGAGATCATAGGAACTAAAACTTCAAAAACAGTTATTACCAATAAATTAAGTGATAATAGAATACAAATACTAGATCTAGTTTATGAATACGTAGATGAAGAAAAAATAATCAAGATCTTATCTAGAAATATCGTAAATATGTTACTTACAGAGAAAGAGCAATTAATTCTGAGGAAGGCTAAAGAACTAGGATATTTAGACATTCCTAGGAGAAAAAACCTAGAAGAAGTAGCAAAGGAACTTGGAACTAGTAAAATGAACTTGTCTTTATCCTTAAGAAAAATATTAAAAAAATTTTCTAGTTTAGCTTAA